The sequence GGATGAAATCCCTGGGCAGAGAGAATGCCTCTTGGTTTTCCCATTATATTGAGGTTTTCCACTCAACTGATTAACTCTGGCCACCCTGAAAATAAAGACAGGCAGGTGAGGAAATTCACCtaaggcaagttatttaacatttctgttcttcagtttcctcatctgtacctTGGAGGTAAGAGTACTCACCTCATGAGTCATTGTGAGGATCctgagaacagtgtctggcacgtaGTTATTTCGAAAAGTGTAAGTTATTacacctgctatgtgccaggtctCAGGCTGGATGTTCTCCACccataatttcatttattctaaAAAGAATCCTGCCAGGAGGATGATATATTCTCATTCTgcagatgaggctcagagagggtaagtgaTTTGATCAAATCTACCCTGGCagtaaggcttcccttgtggttcagatggcgaagaatctgcctgtaatgagggagatctgggttcgatccctgggctgggaagatcccctggaggagggcacagcattctctggagtattcttgccatggagaatcccacggacagaggagcctggtgggccacggtctgtgggatcacaaagagtcggacatgactgagtaactaggCATAGCACAGCACCCAGGCAGTAAGTGGTGGAGTCAGGATCTGCACTGCACCTGGCTGCCTGCTATTTCTGGGCTGTGAGCTCGATCACTCACCCCATGTCCCCGGGTGGCCCCCAAAAGGACTGACATTGTGTCCCCTCGGGGCAGGCCGTGTCTGTGTCTGTGGCAGTGCTGACCCTCAGCTTCATCGCCTTGGACCGCTGGTATGCCATCTGCCACCCTCTGCTGTTCAAGAGCACTGCCCGGCGTGCCCGGGGCTCCATCCTGGGCATCTGGGCTGTGTCGCTGGCCGTCATGGTGCCCCAGGCTGCGGTCATGGAGTGCAGCAGCGTGCTGCCGGAGCTAGCCAACCGGACCCGGCTCTTCTCCGTCTGTGATGAACGCTGGGCTGGTAAGAGCGGGAGccttgggagggcacctgaggtGGGCACATCTGGGATACATACCCAGCGGTAGACATCTCTCAGGGCACTTTTGCAGTGGGCAGCCCGGAGTCTCTCGGGAGGACACTCTAGAGCAGGCATCTACCAGGGTTACCTCCAGGGTGGGTACGTCCTCTAGGGTAGACAGCTGTGCCAGGGTTCCTCTGGGATGGACACACCCATGGGCTGGGTAACTCCAGGGTCTCTCTGCCAGGGCTCCTGCATGGGGCCGAGCTTTGGCTCTAGTTGGGGCAGGGTGGTATTGCTAAGCGGTGCCGGCTGGGGGCCCAACCCTTGCATCTCTTGGCCCCTGCAGACGATCTCTATCCCAAGATCTACCACAGCTGCTTCTTCATCGTCACTTACCTGGCGCCGCTGGGCCTCATGGCCATGGCCTATTTCCAGATCTTCCGCAAGCTCTGGGGCCGCCAGGTGAGGCCCACTCTGGTGTCACTGTCTGGGCTGGGAGGGCAAAAAGGTCCTCATCTTAGGGAGTGCACAGTCCTCTGCCTTCAGAACATGCCATTCTGGCTGCAACCAGAGAGGCAAGGCCCAGGGACAAACTCCAGGCCAGAAATGCTAGTGCTGGCCCTGGAACCAAGGAGTAATTGATACTGTTCTAATAGCAGTAGCTGCCTGCCACTGTCCTAGTCTCAGTAGTTATCATACCGAACACTCCCAGCCAGTCTTGTATCCTCTCCACCACCAAACATTATCCCCAACTCCATATATGAgagaactgagacccagagaggcaaAGCAACTTCTCCCAAATCCTTCACAGTGAGTGGAAGGTCAGGGACTAAAACCCAGGTCTGGGGGTTCCAATGATAATGGTACCTCTGTGCTGCTTCCCAGTTAGGCACTTGGCTTGCAGTGTCTTCTTAGCGATTAATATTTAACCGAAGCAGCAATATTACCCACAATACAAACACTGAGTAAGGGCAACCAGTTTGCCACAGCCAATGAGTAACAGCCCTCCTGGTTCCAgagccttccttctctcctctatTACAAACTGACTGACAGCAAGTTccacggggtggggggtgggggtggcgttTGCCAAGGGAGGGGGTGCTCCGTGGCCCTTGGCACTTGTGGGGGTGAGTCCTGGATCAGTGCCTGGAcagggagaggatgccagccaGAACACGAGCAGCCTTGCGGTCCACCAACACTTGCCATCTGCTCCTCACAGTCCCCCGGTCAAGATGGCAGGAGTCACTATCCTTACCAACAGGAAAAAGTGCAGAGtgagcgaaagtcactcagttgtgttcaactctctgcgaccccatggactgtatagtccatggaattctcaaggccagaatactggagtgggtagcctttcccttctccagttctgATATAGATTCTCAAACATTgtgcaaagtgaaagtcgctcagttgtgtccgaccaaCAggaaaaaccaaggctcagaaaagaaaagtgagtcacataccaaggtcacatagctcatGGATGGCTCAGCTAGCCCTAGACCCCAAGTTTCCTGAACTCTAGCCCCATGCCCTTCTGCTGTAGGGTGATTCAGGTGTCCAGTGTGGGAAGAGGCTGTGAAGGTATCTGTGCTGCTCCAGGAGCCCAGAACCATCACAGGCCTGCAGGCACCGACCTAGGCTGGGACCTGTGCTCTGAGGCCCAGGCCATTCCGTGCTGCACACCTATTCACCCCTTGCTCAGGCCTCCTAGAGTCAAGCATGGGCCAGAGGGAGGTACAACCCACCACTGAGGAAGATGGATGGGTAGCTAGGAGGATATTCAGGCCCCAGGCTGTGACCTAGGGACTTCTTGAGGGTCCCCTACCTCATCTATAACTAAAGGCCAATAATATGTTCCCAAGAGGCATATTGTGGGAGGTCTCACAATGAGCTAATGAAAAAATGGAAGTATACTCAAGTCCAGAACGTTGGTCTTTATCATGAGTATTAGTTCCTTCCTACTGCAAGGGTTTGTTCCCTTGCTCACCTCTGCCCTGCCCCAGAGTCCAGCCCAGCAAACAGAACACCCCTCCCAAGGGGGTGTACCCACAACTGCCGTCTGTGTGCTGGACAGATCCCTGGCACCACGTCAGCCCTGGTCAGGAACTGGAAGCGGCCCTCAGTCCAGCTGGAGGACCAGGGGCAAGGCCTGGGTGCAGAGCCCCAGCCTCGGGCCCGCGCCTTCCTGGCCGAGGTGAAGCAGATGCGAGCTCGGAGGAAGACAGCCAAGATGCTGATGGTGGTGCTGCTGGTCTTTGCTCTCTGCTACCTGCCCATCAGTGTCCTCAACGTCCTCAAGAGGTGAGAGCACGTGGGGAgcggttgggggtggggagagctgcTGGAGTCAGAGAAAGGAGCTTTCTCAGTTTTAGAGAAAAACTAGCCCACCGCTcattcactgtgtgaccttggggcagTTGTTTCTCTTCTTGAGCCTcaatctcctcatctgtaaaatgggaagaatagCCTGCCTGCCTCCTAAGGCTATCATGAAAATCCTCTCATCTATTCAGTCAGTCATCAGATGGCAAGGGCTGGGAACAGAATGAACAAGTGCAGGGGACAATGTCCTGCCTTCGTGGAGGTGACATCTGGTGGGAGAGAGAATGgacatattaatatattacaaTGTCAGCCAGCGAGAACtgctaggaagaaaaaaatagggaaagGGGATAGAAAGTGACAATGACTGAGAttggtgggtttttttaaaaaatcttttttttttaaagatgtaatggtttttttaaaaggcctgagaaagtgacatttggcAGAGACTTGAAGGGAGGCACCACGCCCACGGGTGTCTGGAAGAACAGAGgccgtggtggggtgggggtggggagggcaaaaCACCGGGCTGTTCGCCACCATGTGAGATAATCTGAGTGTGAGTTTGTGCTCGGCCAattcctggctgtgtgatcttgggcacatCACTTCGCTTCTCTGAATCTGTTCTCTATTTGAAAATGGGATGATGTCTATGACTCATCATGCTGCTGTGAAGACAGATGATAAAGAGGAAGGGGAGCCCCAGGGGATCAGCCAGCCAGTGACTGAGCGGAGGTaccctggcccctgcccccaggcccacTCTGGTCATACGCTCTGAGCTCAAGAACCCCAAACTGTGGTCAGGACCCCAGACCCAGAGGCCCAGGAAAAGGCCATCTGGTGAACAGAAGGGACCGTGGGACTCCTGTACTTTACAGCCATTCATGAGCTGCGTGACCTTGGTCAACTCACTTTCCTTTTCTGAGTTCTGGTTTTCCTGTATGCTCGATGAGGATGGTGACTCCTGcccaacagaaacacacacacacaccccatttcTGAGTGTCCTGCCCCCCGGTCCTAGGGTGTTCGGGATGTTCCACCAAGCCAGCGACCGAGAAGCTGTCTATGCCTGCTTCACTTTCTCCCACTGGCTGGTGTATGCCAACAGCGCTGCCAATCCCATCATCTACAACTTCCTCAGTGGTGAGTGGACTGGAGACGCAGAGTAACAGAGGGTGGCAACAGTCCCCAGGACAGCAGTCTCCGCATCTCCAATCCAGGCTGAATAAAGCCTGGGAGGATACACCTGCTCCCTCCTGGGGACAGTGACCCTGCTCTGCACACTCTCACTCAGGGGGATCACCTGGCCCCGCCCAGGAGTCCTGGTTTGAATGGGAGACAGGTTACACTCCCAATAGTAGCCAAAGAAGGTGACCAGCACCTGGATTCAGTTTTGCACATGACGCAGACCAGTGGGTGGGCGGGAGGTCAGGGGTGGGCCAGTTCACCTCAATCCCTGCCTGACACATGCAGAGCAGGACCACCGATCAGCCAGTCTGGTCGACACAGGCTCCAGATGGAGTCCCAGTCTGAAGAGGTGACTGCATAATCAAGGcatgggaggaagggagggccaCCAGCAGAGGCAGCCCAGAGCCAGGAAGTGGCTTCCGCATGCCCAGCTAGACACAGACGGGCAGCATGGCCAGGATCTGGGGGGGCTACCCCTGAATCCACCTGCCTCCAGCACCAGCCCTGTCCCTCTCCAGGCATCTGTGGTCCCTGCTCCCTGCAGGTCTCCCCTTCCAGCTGtcccacagcccccacccccttccGCTACCTCCCGGCCTCAGGGCGGAAAGgccccacccctggcccccaCCCGGGCTCAGCAGAGTGTGACTCACCAGACCTCTGACTTGGACCAGGCCTGAGGACCAGATGACTCTTCAAGCCTGGACGCAAATGACTTTTGCAAAAAAGTTGAAAAGTTAAAGGGGCCAGGGTCAATATTTTACCCTTCATTGAGACTAAAGAATTACTTAACAAAGGCTAGCCAGTGGTTCggagaggcaatggcaacctactccagtactcctgcctggtaaatcccatggatggaggagcctgcctggtaggctgcagtccatggggtcgctaagagtcagacacaactgagcgacttcactttcacttttcactttcatgcactggagaaggaaatggcaacccactccagtattcttgcctggagagtcccagggacagaggagcctggtgggctgctgtctatggggtcgcacagagtcggacatgaccaaagtgacttagcagcagcagcagcagccagtgaTTTCTGACTCAGAGAACAGAGATGAGTACGTGATGGAGAGCATTCCTTCATTTGCCCTACATTTACTGAGCGCCTACTCtatgctgggggcttccctggcagctcagatggtaaaaaaaaaaaaaaaaaaaaaaatctgcctacgatgcaggagacctgggttcaatccctgttggggcgatcacctggaggagggcatggcaacccactccattattcttgcctggagagtccccatggacagaggagtctggcgggctacaatctgtggggttgcagagtcggacacagctgagcgactaagcacagcactgtgtgctcagtcctcTGCTGGGAGCCAGCATGGCTTGCCAGTGATGAAATGTGGTTGTTCGGTTACAGCACAGTCTATTGCCTGGGGTCCTCTGGCTGAACAGGTGGCCGTGgtggtccctccctccccactgtccCCCCACACCCCTCAACTTTAACCAAGGGCTTTAGAATTAGAATGGGGTCCAAATTCTGCGTGGTGACAGGCCACTGGACCTGTGTGTCTCATCGGTGGAGTGAGGCGATGAAGGACTCGGGCCCCTCGGGGTGCTGGGGTGAGCTGGATGACAAGCTCAGGCAGTGGGCACAGCGCCTCGTGCGAGGGCCACCACCGCGGTCATCTTTACCACCACGGGGCAGAGGTGGGCAAAGCCTAGCTGCAGATGGTGAGCCCTGAGCCCCTTCACCTGCATGCCGGCCAGGGTGGAGGTGACCTGAGGTCCGAGCCAGACGCCACGTTTTGAGCTGGGTTCAGAGCCAGGGCGCAGTCAAGGAATCAGATGAAAATTGCATTTCTCCTTGTGAATTTGCTCCAGGGCTTATCCTCACTCTCCCTGGCAGGGGCGAGGTCGCCTTGGGGCGCTCTCTTGCCCGGGGCTacccttccttcccacccccctCAGAGGCAGCTTGGCTGGAACTATGTCGGTGTTTCTGGGCCGAAGGCCACCTCTGTCTGCTTATGGCTGTGTCTTCTGTCTCTCAACCAAGGCAAATTCCGGGAGCAGTTTAAGGCcgccttctcctgctgcctgccCGGCCTGGGTCCCTGCGCCTCTCTGAAGGCCCCCAGCCCTCGCTCCTCTGCCAGCCACAAGTCCTTGTCCTTGCAGAGCCGGTGCTCCGTCTCCAAAGTCTCGGAGCATGTGCTGCTCACCAGCGTCACCACGGTGCTGCCCTGAGTGAGGGTCGTGCTGGTGGCTCTGGGGGTAAGGGGGGGCTGCTCCTCTGGCTCCTGGGAGGCCCACCCCCACACCTTGTGGAAAGACTGCTGGTTGCAGTGTGAGGCCGCCCCGGGCTCCACTCCTGGTTTTCTGCCTGTTTGCCTCCAGGCAGTGTCACTTCCCTTCTCTCAACTGTGTCCCCTATGAGGGACGGATGCGAGGATTAAGCATGTTCAGGATAAGTGCAAAGCTCTCTGTAAACTGCAAAGCATTACAGACAAGATTATCGTCTCGCTCCTCTCACTTGGCCATACCCCATGGTACCATCCATCGCCATCATCCTTCCAGAGCTTGGCCTGACTCCCAAAGACCTTCTCCTACCCAATTACAGGTCTTCCCTGGAGTCTGCTTTAAGGGTCCCGGCAGGCATTTCCATCTGGTTCAGGAGCTCCCTAAAGCCCAGACTGCACTTGGCAGCCGCTCCTTGAGGCCCATGTGAACTAATCTGAGCCCAGCCCCTCTGGTGGGAaaacagccccccaccccccaccaggtgCCAAGTGCACACTCCGTAGGCTGGACCCCGCTGATTGCGTGGTGTCATAGAACACTCTCCATGTGGCCGTTTGGCAGGGAGGCTAGCAGTCTGAAGCAACTCTCATTAAAAGCCTGGCACTGACTGTCCCCTTTCCTTGTCATTGCACAAAATCTGGGCTCCATAGGTTAGGAGGGAGAAGGTAGGGAGTGAGAAgctggggaggctgggggaggtggagggggggagTCAAGGCAGCACCGGAAGGCAGCTCTCTGCTGACCCCTCCCGCGTCTTGCCCCCGACACACTGGATCCCAGATGGTTCCTGGCCAGGCCTCAGAGTTCACAGGCTGCTGCCCCCTCACGCGGCACCGATCCCGGTGCCAGGACCTCAGTCGTGACCACATCTGTCAGCTCCTGGGCCCAGGAGCCTGTGGAAGGTGAGGGGGAGGGCAGGTGGGCAGACAGCAGGGTTAACTGGTTTACTGTTATCGTCACTTTCTTGGAGATCAgggcttgcatttcttttctgtgaactcaccgaataaaaagagaaagccaaGGACTGGGCTCGACAGGCTTCATCTGCTACCAGATGATTAGAGGGCGGCTGGAGGCCCTGATCCTCACGGCCGGAGCAGGAGGTGGGACGCCGTCTGAAGGGCTCTCTGCTGGGAGGAGCAGCAGACAGCTGGCAGAGGCTGGCTCGGCCCTGTGCACTGCCGGTTCTGCTTAACCTGATTAATGACCTCGCCCGTCAGAAAATGGGGCAAAATGCAGCTCCTGCCAGGAACCCAGCCCAGGACGCGTCAGCACCCATCCTCGTGGGCAGAGCAGGTGGAGGGAGTGGTCTGCGCCTGGCATCTCGCCCTCCAGAGGACTGTCAGCCCAGCTCCTGTGAGTCGCTGCCAGGCGGAATGTGGGGTGTCCCACCCATCCTCCACTCCCCTCCCTCTGGCCTTGGGATCCAAAGTTGTTTGTCAAGTTTGCAGCCAGGCTTGGAGGGGCGGTGTGGTAGACTGAGGTGTGAGGGCTGGCCCCCAAGTCTAGAACCAACCATGCCCGTAAGGACGCAGCCAGGTCATGGGCTCCTCAGTCCCAGCTGAACGTGAGGGTGCCAGCACATGACTGGCACTGTTCCACATGTGGGTTTCAGTAGACACGTGGCTCGGTGGAGCAAAGAAACAACAGAAGCTTACCCTAATGTCTGCATTTCTACCCGACTCTCTGCTGTTTGAGCCCAGAACCGTGGTGGGCCTCAGGCCTCCGTTTTGGGGTCTCGGGTAATTCAGAGGTCACCTGGGATGAAGCTCAGTGAAGAGCTTCTGAGGAGCCCAGGGCTATGTGACCTAGGGAAGGGAGGCCTGGGGGAAATGCAGTGACAGGTTTCAGCTACCTAGGGGGCTGGCGTGCTGAGAGGGTGAAACAGGTTCTGGGTGGCCTGAGAGAGAAAACCACAGCCAATGAGTGATATTTCCAAGGTGGCAGGATGTGGGATCCACTTCAGGGAGAAGCCCCTATTAGTTGAGGAGGAAATGGGCTGCCCAGAAAGGCACTGAATCGTCACTGGAGGTTGGCAAGCAGAGGCCAGACTGAAGGTGGAGTAGATGGAAGGGCTTCTAGCTCCAGATGGGGACTGGCCTCTGGGAACTGGACTCCATCTAACTCGAGGATTCTAGCACAACAGCAGCCAGAGGAGAATGGGGCTGAACTGGCTCAGCCTGACACACCTGCCGGCCTCACTGAGCCGCTTCCCCAACCAAGCATGGAGGAGAGCCTGGCTTGCTTATCTTCACCCACCAGAGTGAAAGGATTAGCTTGCCACTACCCATCATCAAGTCTCCCCGGCAAGCCAGAATGTCTGGTGTCTTGGCTTTTGATTGAGATTTTGTCAGATCACTATAGACATTTGGCGTAGGCTGATTATCATGCTGAAGATCCAGCTGGTAAGTACAGATGTTTGTGCTTAATAAAAATGGGGGGAAAGTTATGACTTCATAAATGCAGTTTGTCTGGAAGATAAAACCAGGGCTTGAGGTGATAAAAGGCCATGCTGTGAGAAGGCTGGGGTGGTGGCTTCTAGCCCGGAATGCCGGCCCAAAAACTGTTATAAAACACACAGTCAGCCCCTTGGACTGAACCGGGCAGGCCCCGACACTGAACTTCACCCAGGTATGTGACAGCAGCCCCCGGAAGGCCATGCCTGTTGAACTGTTTCTTTCTGCATAGCGTGGTACCTAGCAGGGGTCCCCAagctccaggatctaatgcctgatgatctgaggtgcagCTGATGGAATcatattaagaaagtgaaaatgaagtcattcagtcgtgtccgactctttgagaccctgtagactgcagcctaccaggctcctctgtccatgggattctccaggcaagaatactggagtgggctgccatttccttctctagggaatcttcccaactgagggattgaacccaggtctcctgcattgcaggcagacgctttaccctctgagccaccagggaaacccaataataataaagtgcacaataaatgtaatgcactttaatcatcctgaaaccatttcctccccactcccccatccgtgagaaaactgtcttccatgagaCCAGtgtctggtgccaaaaaggctggaGACCACTGGATATAATATGtacttaaatattcattgaatgaagTAAATGAGTGACTAAATGGAATCACACGTGGACCTTTAACTGGGAAATTGTGGTGAAAAACATGGAACTCCAGAATTTTATTCTTATATTGAAGCTTATGGTGTCATGAACTTTTTGGccccaaatgaaaaaaagaaaaccacaaattaaaaaaagcatTGGCAGTGGGAAGTGGCAACTTGTTCCCTGGAGACTGAAGCCAAGCAGAAGACGCAGGCAAGTGAGGGGTCCGAGCTGCAGAGGGGTTGCCTGGCCAAAGATGCCCAGGGAGCAGACGGCCCAagctccctgagcagggacaACCCCATGGCAGCTAGAAGTCAATCACACACGGCCTTATGGGGGTGGAATCCAAGCCACTGGTCCCATGGGCAGATCTCTCACCCCTACCCTGGTCAGATTCTGCTTTGGAGAAATGGGGTTCGTTTGACAAGACAACACGGGTGAGGGAATGCAGGTGCTAATGCTAAGAGGCTGACGAATACTTACCACTGGCGTCAGGGCACAGAAGGAAAAGCTAGAGGCTGGAGCCAGTCAACTGGACGCTAACAGCTGTGACTCGCATCTCTCGCAACTGGTGCAAGGATGTGCCATTTAAATGCTCAGGGACGTAAGGACATTCAACTTCCAGTCCTCGGTCAGGCCCTCACCTGTGTGGGCTCAGCTGAGACCCCCGCTATTTGGTGGCCATGACACAGACTCCCAGCACTCTTTGGGAACACTTTTGCATCATGCAAGGGAGAATTCTTTTTCTAGAaggggcaggaaaagaagagaggcccACATGCTTCTCCCACCCTAGGAGCCAGGAAATGTCGCTGCCTGACGCGCTCCCCACTCTGCGGGTGGGCTGGTCATAGCATCCGAGAGGCTGTCATGGTGACGAAGTCCTCGAAGCTGAGCCGGATGCTGCCCTGCACAGCTGTGTCCTTCTCCCGGAAGGCCTCGGTCAGCACCTGCAGCTGGGTGCACACCTGGATGAAGCGGTCCAGCTGCATGGCGGGACTAGCGGAGCGCGGGCAGTAGCGGGAGACCAGGAGCTGGGTGAACTGGGGGCTCAGGTTGTAGCCCATCTGGGACAGAGCTGGAGAGGAGGGGCACACAGATCAGACACAAAAGCCTGCCGTGAGCACTGCCATCGACCAGCTCCACGGAGCACCGCAGTTCAGGAACTTCGAGGGGACTGGCACCAAAGCAGAAACGGGACAGACGTCCGAGATGCCAGGAGCACAGCAGGAGCTCTGGGTGCTCCCCGGAGCTGGAGGCCCCCATCGCTTGCTCTCAAGGTCTCTACTATCTGTTTAATTAGGGGTCCGCAGAGTCCCAGAATAACACCAGTCTGTACATGCTCATCTCTGACTTGTCTGTATTACAGATGGAAGCCTGAGTCCCCTTGGGCCATCCTGCCCCAAGCTGACAGATATCAGAGGCAGCTCAGCTGAGGCTATGAGGGCCTGCTCTGGAGTTGAAACAGCCCCTCTGCAAGCAGTTTATTAACCTTACTAATCCTCTGTCTtaccatctctaaaatggggtaaTACTTACCTTGTAGGTTCTAGTAAGGATTAAAGGAGGTGATCATGCAAAGGGCTTGGCATAGTGCTTGGCATATAATAAACACTCATAGTAAGTGTTATttgttaaaagtaataaaatcatCCCATCTCCCCCAGGTGAGGCTGCAGGACAGTTCCAAGGTTGCAGTCTCCACACTGCTCCCTACATCCCCTCAACCCAACTGAGATGCTCCCTTCCCCCTCTCGGTATAATCTACCCCCTCAGGCTACTATCTCAGCTCCCCTTTTGCCATGTGGCCCTTGGGCAAGTTTTCTAGACtaagcctcagtttgctcatctgtaaaagggtAATAATAAGAGATCCTTCATCTAAGGGTGGGGAATAAGAAACAGTACCTATCACATGTGGAGACAGAATGATGTAACATAGGAGAAAAACTTATTCCAGTGCCTAGCCCATAGCAAAGATTCAATAAGTACTAGCTCTCCTGTGATGATATCACCCTTACAAACATCCACCACTAGATCATCACTCAACAGGGTAGATGCTCAGGACAaatctcctttctcttctgccaGGGagctcccttctccccctgcctccaaGCTCCTCGGTCTGACTGAAATCCATGGCCAGGGCGATGGGCTGGGTGCTCTGGGGAATGCTTTTTCCCTCTTAGCTGGGAAAGCTCCCTGTCCAGTTCTCATCAACCACACTAACCAACTGTCCTCTAGAGCCAGACGTGGAACCAGACCTGGAGCTGTGACCTCACGTCACCTTACCCAACTACAACGTTTAGAGTACTCTGGGAAGGAAACTGCCTTCCACCAGAGCCAGCCACAGAAGCCATCTTTCTGAGCCCCTCTACAGCACTTTTTCCATTCTGCACGCTAGAAACTCGAGAGGCAAGAGCCACACAGGCCACACGTAGCAGCCTTAAGGTGCCCTGGGCTGCTGAATTTCCATCCCCAAGGCTCCCTGCTGGCTGGATCTGTCTGACCCAGCGCTGCCAGGAATTTCCTTGTCAGAGTCCAGCCCTGCCCATGTCCTTGCCCGGGATTTGGCTCACTGTCCAGCCAGGCCACAgacgggctggggagggggcctgTGCTGAGGGCAGCGTTTTGTGGTGCAGTGGGACTCGAGGTGGCCCGAAGGCAGCGAGCACCCCCTGCTCTGTCCTAGGGAGTGATGAGCAAGGTCCGCTGTACCTGTGCACCGACTCCCTGCCAGGCCCTACCTTGCTGCAGCTCTGTGTAGCTAATGGAGCCCGAGCAGTCCCGGTCATACTGCTGGAAGAGGTTCTTCCACTGCTGGATGAACTTCCACAGGGCGGAGAAACCGTAGACGTCGATGCGGCCTGACTTGGTCTTGTCAAACATGTCTttcaagggaagggaaggaaggcatCAAGATTAAGGGCCCAGGGTCCTCAGGTACCACTCAGGTAGCCCATCCCCCCAGGCTGGAGTAGGAGACGCCACAGAACCACAGGCCCGAGGCCCAGATGCCGGCACCCAAGATGCACCCTCATCAAGCGCTGTAccagccccacccctgccagAACTGCATCGTCTCCGCAGGCTTGGCGGCTGACCCCCTCCCTGCCATCACCCACCAGGACAAGCAGTCCCATCCTGCAGAACGAGAAACCGATCTGGCCTGTGACTCAGCCAGGTCCAGAACTTGAGAAAAGACCTAAGGAAAAGAGCTCTCAGTTTAAAGGCTATCTCATCGTGAACCCAGTTTCCTGCCTGAAATCCTCCCTGGCCGAAAGAATTCTCCTCAGAACGGCCTTCCATTTGCCTCCCGTCAGACAGGAGGGGGCTCGACCCCCGCTCGAGTCCATGGGGAAGGGCTAGGACTCACTTATCATCATAAGGCACGTCTCGTCATTGAACGAGGACCAGTTGGAGTTGACCAGGGCTTGCTTCAGCTCCTTGATGGAGATGTAGCCGCTGTGATCAGAGTCCACTGACTGGAACCAGGAGTAAGCCTCGGGATCCACATTGGGAGGGACGCCACCTGCAGGAAGGGGTGCCAATCAGGACAGTCAGATGCAGGTCTCAAGACCAATCTGCAGAAATGCTGGGAAGCGCCAGCCT is a genomic window of Muntiacus reevesi chromosome 3, mMunRee1.1, whole genome shotgun sequence containing:
- the HCRTR1 gene encoding orexin/Hypocretin receptor type 1 isoform X2, whose protein sequence is MEPSATPGPQTGISTEDRERSPEPPDYEDEFLRYLWRDYLYPKQYEWVLIAAYVAVFFVALVGNTLVCLAVWRNHHMRTVTNYFIVNLSLADVLVTAICLPASLLVDITESWLFGHALCKVIPYLQAVSVSVAVLTLSFIALDRWYAICHPLLFKSTARRARGSILGIWAVSLAVMVPQAAVMECSSVLPELANRTRLFSVCDERWADDLYPKIYHSCFFIVTYLAPLGLMAMAYFQIFRKLWGRQIPGTTSALVRNWKRPSVQLEDQGQGLGAEPQPRARAFLAEVKQMRARRKTAKMLMVVLLVFALCYLPISVLNVLKRVFGMFHQASDREAVYACFTFSHWLVYANSAANPIIYNFLSGYTWSNLWARSKPNSSLNPQGHSRTQKREALSSR
- the HCRTR1 gene encoding orexin/Hypocretin receptor type 1 isoform X1, whose amino-acid sequence is MEPSATPGPQTGISTEDRERSPEPPDYEDEFLRYLWRDYLYPKQYEWVLIAAYVAVFFVALVGNTLVCLAVWRNHHMRTVTNYFIVNLSLADVLVTAICLPASLLVDITESWLFGHALCKVIPYLQAVSVSVAVLTLSFIALDRWYAICHPLLFKSTARRARGSILGIWAVSLAVMVPQAAVMECSSVLPELANRTRLFSVCDERWADDLYPKIYHSCFFIVTYLAPLGLMAMAYFQIFRKLWGRQIPGTTSALVRNWKRPSVQLEDQGQGLGAEPQPRARAFLAEVKQMRARRKTAKMLMVVLLVFALCYLPISVLNVLKRVFGMFHQASDREAVYACFTFSHWLVYANSAANPIIYNFLSGKFREQFKAAFSCCLPGLGPCASLKAPSPRSSASHKSLSLQSRCSVSKVSEHVLLTSVTTVLP
- the PEF1 gene encoding peflin — protein: MASYPYGQGCPGAGGQAPGAPPGSYYPGPPHGGGQYGSGVPPGGGYGGGPAPGGPYGPPAGGGPYGHPHPGGLPSGTPGGPYGGAAPGGPYGPPPPSSYGAGPYGQGPPPPGGVPPNVDPEAYSWFQSVDSDHSGYISIKELKQALVNSNWSSFNDETCLMMINMFDKTKSGRIDVYGFSALWKFIQQWKNLFQQYDRDCSGSISYTELQQALSQMGYNLSPQFTQLLVSRYCPRSASPAMQLDRFIQVCTQLQVLTEAFREKDTAVQGSIRLSFEDFVTMTASRML